The Gadus macrocephalus chromosome 13, ASM3116895v1 genome includes a window with the following:
- the cass4 gene encoding cas scaffolding protein family member 4 translates to MENKLAKALYDNTAECPDELAFRKGDILRVVDRSAVGTSGWWLCSLHGRQGVAPANRLQLLPPPAPAPGTGAPEWPGPPQAEDHARPQNIYQVPSVPRPSSSPLYERMDKIYKAPSSAPRGPGSPALRGPGSPALRHGWESTEASRLTAFGLSSSPDGGVYDVPSRRPSLNPTQISQRKTCRKTSLTSPAGESPRCSSPNDTYVYAVPPAHCREPCYDVPVPSTTDALQRTLSSCNTLPSRRKGDWIYDVPVSPEKPGLSAASGGTLPSRAPGRQLFPPPSAAPAPLGPPGPPGPGLYAVVNAGPPPERPLSGADLPALPPRVWASVYGQPPARRSSEEQVYAVPPQDKVCHIPLECRGDPSYPYDHTRARLQRMRTVLGPASLRQRPGSDDPLLLEDEGGRSDSRRAATDSQRISTASSSSTSSTSSTSSCDSTALSSSSCSPDPLREVGLSQEEAGARLLELHEAVGRAVHLLMDFVSSSWRSREHLEKHLEEIRAAAEGIDRAVSGFLAFALDVKGNARHLTDANLRTRLLKQLSIVEDSGLILRQTVGSLSASGWPLDALSQDPGLLNTPDQLERFVMVARTVPEDVKRLVSILNANGRLLFRPNQREPGDGGPGDGGPGDGGPGDGGPGDGGPAAAAAGGQQNGDAVDDDNDYVQLQTKNEFERQKHRREADTPDGTPSAATGHEETIPPGAPPPAQEGVPAGPRPEHCRLYFGALQKALGGFVGSLRGGQPPEQFIPHSKLVIMVGQRLVNTLYQDARGTHARQSLLCKSSHLCALLKQLAVATKKAALHFPDKQALQEAHDFAGELAQKAQHFRISLDL, encoded by the exons AACAAACTGGCCAAGGCGCTCTACGACAACACGGCCGAGTGCCCTGACGAGCTGGCCTTCCGTAAGGGGGACATCCTGAGGGTGGTGGACCGCAGCGCGGTGGGCACCAGCGGCTGGTGGCTGTGCTCTCTGCATGGCCGGCAGGGCGTGGCCCCCGCCAACCGGCTGCAGCTCCTGCCCCCGCCCGCTCCGGCCCCCGGCACCGGGGCCCCCGAGTGGCCGGGCCCCccccaggccgaggaccacgccCGGCCGCAGAACATCTACCAGGTCCCCAGCGTGCCGCGGCCCTCCAGCAGCCCGCTGTATGAGCGCATGGACAAGATCTACAAGGCGCCCTCCTCTGCCCCGAGGGGCCCCGGCTCCCCGGCGCTGAGGGGCCCCGGCTCCCCGGCGCTGAGGCACGGCTGGGAGTCGACGGAGGCCAGCCGG CTCACAGCCTTCGGCTTGTCTTCCTCCCCCGATGGGGGAGTGTACGATGTCCCGAGCAGACGGCCCTCCCTCAACCCG ACGCAGATATCCCAGAGGAAGACGTGCCGTAAAACCTCGCTGACCTCGCCGGCGGGGGAGAGCCCAAGATGCAGCAGTCCCAACGACACCTAC GTCTACGCAGTCCCCCCAGCTCACTGCCGGGAGCCGTGCTACGACGTGCCCGTCCCCTCCACCACCGACGCCCTGCAGAGGACGCTCAGCAGCTGCAACACGCTCCCGAGCCGCCGCAAGGGCGACTGGATCTACGACGTCCCCGTGTCACCGGAGAAGCCGGGGCTCAGCGCGGCGTCCGGCGGCACCCTCCCCTCCAGAGCCCCCGGCCGGCAGCTCTTCCCTCCTCCTAGCGCCGCCCCGGCGCCActcggcccccccggcccccccggccccggcctGTACGCCGTCGTCAACGccggccccccccccgagcGGCCCCTGAGCGGCGCCGACCTGCCCGCGCTGCCGCCGAGGGTCTGGGCGTCCGTCTACGGCCAGCCCCCGGCCCGGAGGAGCTCGGAGGAGCAGGTCTACGCCGTGCCTCCGCAGGACAAGGTGTGCCACATCCCCCTGGAGTGCCGGGGCGACCCCTCCTACCCGTACGACCACACCCGAGCCCGCCTGCAGAGGATGAGGACGGTCTTAGGCCCCGCCTCCCTCCGCCAGCGGCCGGGGAGCGACGACCcgctgctgctggaggacgaGGGGGGGCGCTCGGACTCCCGCCGCGCGGCCACCGACAGCCAGCGGATCAGCacggcctccagctcctccacctcctccacctcctccacctcctcctgcgaCTCCACGGCcctgagctcctcctcctgctccccggACCCCCTGCGGGAGGTGGGCCTGAGCCAGGAGGAGGCCGGCGCCAGGCTGCTGGAGCTCCACGAGGCGGTGGGCCGGGCTGTCCACCTCCTCATGGACTTCgtcagcagcagctggaggagcagggagcacCTGGAGAAACACCTGGAGGAGATccgggcggcggcggagggCATCGACCGCGCCGTCAGCGGCTTCCTCGCCTTCGCCCTGGACGTCAAGGGCAACGCCCGCCACCTGACGGACGCCAACCTGCGGACGCGGCTGCTGAAGCAGCTGTCCATCGTGGAGGACTCGGGGCTCATCCTGCGGCAGACGGTGGGCTCGCTGAGCGCGTCCGGCTGGCCCCTGGACGCGCTGTCCCAGGACCCCGGCCTGCTGAACACGCCGGACCAGCTGGAGCGCTTCGTGATGGTGGCGCGCACCGTGCCCGAGGACGTCAAGCGCCTGGTGTCCATCCTGAACGCCAACGGCCGGCTGCTGTTCAGACCCAACCAGAGGGAgccgggggacggggggccgggggacggggggccgggggacggggggccgggggacggggggccgggggacggggggccggccgccgccgccgctggggGCCAGCAGAACGGGGACGCGGTGGACGACGACAACGATTACGTGCAGCTTCAG ACCAAGAATGAGTTTGAAAGGCAGAAACACCGCCGGGAAGCGGACACCCCAGACGGCACGCCCTCTGCTGCCACGGGCCAC GAGGAGACGATCCCCccgggcgccccccccccggcccaggAGGGGGTGCCGGCGGGCCCCAGGCCGGAGCACTGCCGGCTGTACTTCGGGGCCCTCCAGAAGGCCTTGGGGGGCTTCGTGGGCAGCCTCCGCGGCGGGCAGCCCCCGGAGCAGTTCATCCCCCACAGCAAGCTGGTGATCATGGTGGGCCAGCGGCTGGTGAACACGCTGTACCAGGACGCCCGCGGGACCCACGCCCGCCAGAGCCTGCTGTGTAAGAGCAGCCACCTGTGCGCCCTCCTCAAGCAGCTGGCCGTGGCCACCAAGAAGGCCGCGCTGCACTTCCCCGACAAGCAGGCTCTGCAGGAGGCGCACGACTTCGCCGGGGAGCTCGCCCAGAAGGCACAGCACTTTCGGATCTCGCTGGATCTCTGA